The window GGGGGGCGCTCAGCGCTGGGCCAGCGAGAAGAAGCTGCCTGAGCTGGCCGCGGGCGTGGCCCCCGAGCCCCCGCTGGCCGCCCGCGCCACGGCACCCCCGGGGGTCCTCAAGATCTTCGGCGCCGGGCTGGCGTCGGGCGCCAACTACAAGAGCGTGCTCGCCACTGCGCGCTCCACGGCACGCGAGCTGGTGGCCGAGGCGCTGGAGCGCTACGGGCTGGCGGGGAGCCCCGGCGGCAGCCCAGGCGAGAGCAGCTGCGTGGACGCCTTCGCGCTGTGCGACGCGCTGGGCCGGCCCGCGGCGGGCGGCGTGGGCAGCTGCGAGTGGCGGGCGGAGCACCTGCGCGTGCTGGGCGACTCGGAGCGACCGCTGCTGGTGCAGGAGCTGTGGCGAGCGCGGCCCGGCTGGGCGCGCCGTTTCGAGCTGCGCGGCCGCGAGGAGGCGCGCCGCCTGGAGCAGGAGGCCTTCGGGGCGGCGGACAGCGACGGTGAGCCGGCGGGGGCCCGActccgggggcggggcggggcctgtcCTGGAGGCGGGGCCAGCGGTGGCTGGGCGGGGCTTGGGGCCGGGGGCTAAGGGGGCCGGGATCTGTGGGGCTGGAGAGACCAGGGGTAGGCTGGAGGCGGGGCCCccgggagaaagggaggggggaatgggagGAGCCTAAAGCCCCGGGTCAGgtcgggggcggggctggggccagACCGGAGTTATTGCCAGAGTGGATGGGCGGGGCttgtgatggggggtggggggtccctgCTGAAGAGGGTAACCCAGAGCCAGAGGTGTTGAGTCGTGGTGGTCGTCCGCGTGGCTAGAAGGCCTCTCGGGAGAGGCAGGGCCGACGTAGATTAAGCCTCTTTGGGGGAGGAGCCTGGAGAGTGAAGAAATGGTGGGCTTGTTTGGGGCAGAAAATGATCCAAGCTttaggagcgcctgagtggctcagtgggttaagcctccgacttcggatCGGATCATGATCGctcggtccgtgagctcgagcccagcgtcgggctctgtcctaacagctgggagcctggagcctgctatagattctgtgtctccttctctctgcccttcccctgctcgtgctctccctctcttaagaataattaaaaaaacagatcgAAGCTTCAGAGGATCTGACCTTGGAGCAGGTGGATCTAGGCTGGGTTGGCTGCAGACTGTGGGTGGGAGATTTGAGGGTGGCGCATGGGAAATGAAGACGTAACACCATCAAGGGCTTACATGCTGGCCTGGCCTTTGAGGAAACGTTCCTGGAACAGGAGGTGGTCCCCTTGGTGAAATAGTAAGTGCAGAGCAGGGCCCGGCAGGGATGGAGCCGGCTCTAAGGGGCTGCTCACAGAACCTTCTAAAGCTTTTCTGTTTCTGAGCCTCCCATCGGGGAGACAGAGTGGGGTAGCGGTCAACCTCCTGAGCTCTGAACTCTGGCTTGGATTCCGATCCGTTCTTTGTCGGTTCCGCTCTGCAACACCCTAGGGGAAGATGAAATAGGAAAATGTATAAAAGGGTTttagcacagggcttggcacatagtGGTCGCCTAATAAAGAAAGGCAATTACAACCATCactgtcttccccccccccaaaaagcatTGGTTGAGCGCCTACTGTGGGCCACACATTATTTAGGGCCCTGGGGGAATACAGTGAGCACATGACAGATGAGGTTCCCCCCCTCTAGATTTCGTGGCCTAGTGAGAAACAAATCACTAGTTCGTTCCTTCCGTTCACCATCACCCACTATGTGCCGGGCACAGGGAACAGCATATACAGAAAACTAAATGTGCGAAGCAGCCTCACCTCTCTGTGGtcaatttttttgtctctttatcaTCTCGGCTCTGCGAGCCTGTCTCGGGCTCTTTGGAGTCTCTTGCCTCATCCCTCTCGGTCTCTCCGCAGGCACGGGTGCCCCCTCGTGGCGGCCGCAGAAGAATCGCTCCCGGGCGGCGTCCGGAGGGGCGGCCCTGGCCAGTCCGGGCCCGGGGTCCGGGTCAGGGCCCCCCGCTGGGTCCGGGGGCAAAGAGCGCTCGGAAAACCTGTCCCTGCGGCGCAGCGTGTCGGAGCTCAGCCTGCAGGGTCGCCGGCGGCGGCAGCAGGAGCGCAGGCAGCAGGCACTTAGCATGGCCCCAGGGGCAGCCGACACCCAAATCGGACCTGCTGACCCTGGCGACTTCGATCAGTTGACCCAGTGCCTCATTCAGGCTCCCAGCAACCGTCCCTACTTCCTGCTGCTCCAGGGCTACCAGGACGCTCAGGTAAGGCAGCCCCTCCTACCCCGGAGAGAACTATGCTCCGGCCTTCTGTCCACCTTCCTTCGTCTGCAGGGCGACAAAATTACAACTCCCAGAATCCCCTGGGTCGCGGTAGTCTCAGGTTTGCGGGAAGGCGTGGGCCCAGCAAGGTAGGGTTCCAGGGTAGGAGAGGTCATTGTGGGAGACAGGGGATGGGGGGAAGAGGTGATAGTCGTGGAGGTTGGTGGCTGAAAAAGATTTTGCTGGAAGAACAAGTGGGGAATGGTTCATTTCATGCAATGTTGGGGGAACACACTGCCTTTGTCTGTCAAGGGGGAATGTGAGAGCCTATCGTAGAAAAGGGATCTCCTTGTAAGCGCCTATTTCTTGATGAGGAGTAATTGAAGTGTCTATCTTGTTTGGGAGGAAGATAAGTTCATTGATGTATGGGATCTTGTTCTGGGTAAGCGTATATTTTCTTGGAAGGAGCAGACTAACCCGCTTTTTAAAGGTGATGGTTTACACTGGAATGATTTGACTCTTGTTAGGGGGCGTAGGGGGTACGATGcttctgttttctatatttgggtgACAGTAGAACTTTGCTTGAGTGTtaggcagcagagagggagaaaggattaGCAGATAGTAGAAAATGATTCGTGGGAAATTGTTTCATTAATAGAAACGTAACGTACTCTTGGAAAgactcatttgtgtgtgtgtgtgtgtgtgcgtgtgcgcgcgatGATTGGGGGAGCCATGTTTGTGGTGTCGCCCAACTTTGAGTAACAGCAGTACAGCCAAGTTCCACAGGTACTGCTGGGAATCAATGGGAAAGCCCACTCTAGAAGGTAGTGGAGCTCAGCAAATAGTCCCATTTGTGCTGTCAGAGTGATCCAGTTGGGTTCGGTGgcctgtgtgtgggtgtgtatgagTGAGAGGTTAAGACTATTGAGAGAAGGGCTTGCGTGGAAGAATTCATTCCTCCTTACTGGGGCAAGTTCCTTACAGGGAGGGGTTTGCAGACAAGGTTGGAGAATAGGAGAGCCTGTTTTGGGAAGACGGGGGACATTGGGAGCATCCATTCTTTTGAATGGGGTTCATGAGAAATTCCTTTCTAAGAAAGAGGCTTCTATGGAAGTATTCCTTCCTGGGGAAGAGGAATCAGAGGTGAATCTCGTAGGGAGGAATTTATTTGCACTCATCTATTCATGAGTGGCTATAACCCGGGAGTTCATTGGGGGCACTGTGGAATCCCTTCTGGGGTTAAGTAATTTTAGAAGAGGGTTCCATGTATTTTGGACCATTCCATTGCTTCAAACAGGGATGGATAACAGGAGATTTTACCTTTGGAAGGTGGTCATACTGGAAAGGTCCATTTTCTAGAGGCAGATGAACAAGTCCATTGTAGGAAGGGGTCTCTTTGGAAATGTCCATCCATGAGGTAAAGGTAATACGTGAGTTCAGGGAGGATGACTATCCTCCCAGTGTGAATAGAGAACAGAGAGTCCATTTTAGGAAGAGGGCCAGACTGAGCTCTTCCATTTTTGTAGGATGGAGATGGGAGAGTCATTTAGGAAGGGGTCTTCTGGAATGCACCTCTTCATTTGGTGGATGAAATGGGACACTCCATTATAAGAAGAGGGTCTCCTTGAAAACATCTATTAATAAGGTGGGGTTACTAGAAGAGCCACTATATGGAGAGCTCCATGGAGATGTTCTTTGTTGGGATGAGAATACTAAAAGCATCCATTGATGGAAAGGAGTATCTTTGGAATCCTCTATCATGGGAGTGGGGGTAGTAGGTGAGTCCATTGTAGTATTATTTCTCCTTGGAAGTGAGTtcagcatggggtggggggaaataaGGGTCCTTTGTAGAAAGGGGGTCTCCCTGGAAGTGTATGTTCATGGGGTGGAGATAATGGAAGAAACCTTTGTTCAAAGGGGGCAGTCTCCTTAAAGATATCCGTCCCGTGTCTTGGAAATATTCAGAGAAGCTCTTATTAGAAGGGGAAATGTCTTTGGAAGTCCCCATTATGGTGGTGGAAGGACTGGCAAATGGGGCCAGCGTCAGAGAAATGGGAGGGTTCACAGGAGAAAGATGTCCTTGGAAAGTTCCATTCTTTGGGGGGCAAGGTAATGGGCAGTCCACTGTAGTCATGGGGGTGTGGTGCTCTTGGAAGCACCCCTTCTTTGGGCTCTATATCATGGGAGAGTGCATTGTGGGAATGGATTTCCTTGAAAGGGTCCATTCAGAAGAGGTGAGAAGAGGGCGGCGTCTCCTGGAGAAATGTCTCCTGGAAAACATCAATAATTTCAGGGAGGGCAATTACAGAACTCATGTCAAGAAAGGGgtttcctgggcacctgggtggcgcagtcggttaagcgtccgacttcagccaggtcacgatctcgcggtccgtgagttcgagccccgcgtcgggctctgggctgatggctcgaagcctggagcctgtttccgattctgtgtctccctctctctctgcccctcccccattcatgctctgtctctctctgtcccaaaaataaataaacgttgaaaaaaaattaaaaaaaaaaaaaaaaaaagaaaggggtttCCTTATACGCAGCCAGTCTTCCAGATGGGTGTTCTGGACCAGTCCATCACAGGAAGTGCCGTTGAAGAGTCCACTCATGGTTTGGGGAAGCAATTGCTGAGGCTTTGGGGATCCCAGGAGATCTCCTTGAAAGCGTTCATTCTAAGCGAGGTGGTGGATGGGAGAGTCCTTTGTGGCCAAGGGTCCCCTTTGGAAACATCCGTTCCTCACGGAGCTGTGTCTCTCCTGTATCTTCACCTTCCCTGCAGGACTTCGTGGTGTATGTGATGACGCGGGAGCAGCATGTCTTCGGCCGGGGCGGGAACTCCTCGGCCCGTGGTGGGTCCCCGGCCCCGTATGTGGACACCTTTCTCAATGCCCCCGACATCCTGCCGCGGCACTGTACGGTGCGTGCGGGCCCTGAGCCCCCGGCCATGGTGCGCCCGGCCCGGGGTGCCCCGGTCACGCACAACGGGTGCCTCCTGCTGCGCGAGGCCGAGCTGCACCCTGGCGACCTGCTGGGGCTGGGCGAGCACTTCCTCTTCATGTACAAGGACCCCCGCGCTGGGGGCTCGGGGCCCGCGCGGCCGCCGTGGCTGCCCACCCGTCCGGGGGCCTCCCCGCCAGGCCCCGGCTGGGCCTTCTCCTGCCGCCTGTGCGGCCGGGGCCTGCAGGAGCGCGGCGAGGCGCTGGCGGCCTACCTGGATGGCCGCGAGCCGGTGCTGCGCTTCCGGCCCCGCGAGGAAGAGGCGCTGCTGGGTGAGATCGTGCGCGCAGCAGCGGCCGGCGCCGGGGACCTACCACCGCTGGGGCCGGCCACGCTGCTGGCGCTGTGCGTCCAGCATTCAGCCCGGGAACTGGAGCTGGGCCACCTGCCGCGCCTGCTGGGCCGTCTGGCCCGGCTCATCAAGGAGGCTGTCTGGGTGAGTGCCTCCAACCGCCGTCCAGCCCCCGTCTGCTCCCCTAGGGCTTCCCCCAGCCTCTCGTCGCCCCCTGCCGCCGGTTTGGAAGTCGAGCAGGATGAAGCCACCTCTTCCCTGCTTAGGAGGGGCCTGGGCTCTCCAGTAAGGGATCTCGCGGGGTGCTGGGAGTGGTGGATTCATCCGCGGTGCTGGAAGAGAAGGTAGCAAAGAACCACCTTTGCGGCTCTGGGATAATGGGAGAAACGATTCTGGGAGCTCCTGGGATGAGAAGTCAGGAGAGACCGTTGTGGGAGGTGAGGCGGGCAGCCCGCTGGGCCCGAAGCTTTGAACAGTAGTGGGCAAGACCGTGCTTGGAGGCGAGGGAGGACAAATCCATCGGACCTACAGATGGAAGTACCTGGGAGAAATCATCCAGATTTCTGGATTTGGGGGGGGAGGTTAAAGTCGCCATCCAATGGAGCTAGGGCTTCTCAGAGCGAAGGTTAAGGAAGGGCCTGGGCGGTAAGAAGAAACTTCTATTCGAGCAGAAGTGGGCCTGAGGGAGGTAGACCGTCTGCAATCATAGggctttgtattttattttatttttgtaagtttattctatttcttttgagagagagcgcgcgcacgggcgcaaaagggggggaaggggagagagagagaatcccaagcaggccctgcactgccagcgcagagccgggtgtggggcttgaactcgggagctgtgagatcgtgacctgagctgaagtcggaggctcaaccaactgaatcacccaggcgcccctagggctttgtgttttaaaaggtATGGAGAGGTGAGGGACggacgccggggtggctcagtcggtcaagtgacTGAGTCCTGTTAAGGAACTgactcacagttcctgagttcaagccccacatccagctctgtgctgacagctgggagcccggagcctgcttcagattctgtgtcttcctctctcccttcccctcccccactcgcacgtacacactctctctctctcaaaaataaataaacattaaaaaagaaaaaaaaaaaaaccgtacaGAGAGGTGAAACCATTCTGAAACCTGGGGGTTAGGGTCCATTTGAGCGTGGAGAGGCCGTGTCAAAAAGGTGCTTCCAGAAATACCAGGGTATTAACTCATACGTCTCTCTCCCTCAATTCCACGCGCCTTGATTCTGAGCTTACTGTTCTACAGGAAAAGATCAAGGAAATCGGAGACCGCCAGCCAGAGAAGTAAGAGAAATTCTGGGAAGAAGGGTTATAGAGGGACGCAGGGGTGGGGCTCTGCAGGCAGGCTCTTCCTCGGCCCCCAACTTTTccagctgtgaaatggggattGGCCTCTGTCCTCAGTTGGATCCAGAGCTCGGGGTTTGGACACTATggtgggggttgggcagagaccaccccacccccatgactAATGGACTGTCCCGTTAATGGGTCCTTTTCTCCTCCAGCCACCCTGAGGGAGTCCCCGAGGTGCCCTTGACTCCCGAGGCTGTGTCCGTGGAGCTGCGGCCACTCATGCTGTGGATGGCCAACACCACGGAGCTGCTGAGTTTTGTACAGGAGAAGGTGCTGGAAATGGAGAAGGAGGCCGACCAGGAGGGTGAGCTCTGACCCAAGCTCAGGCCTGTCCGGGATCCCTGTCATTCCCTCTACTTGGGGACTTGGGCTCCTGCCTGTCAgcctctggttctctctcttaCCCCCAGGTCTGTCCTCAGACCCACAGCTCTGCAATGACTTGGAATTATGCGATGAGGCCATGGCCCTCCTGGATGAGGTCATCATGTGTACCTTCCAGCAGTCTGTCTACTACCTCACCAAGGTTGGTCTTGTCCCCTGCTGCCTGTTTGACATAACATCACTTCCTGTTTGCATTACATCGTGTTGCTCTGACGTCACTTCCTAGTTGACCTTGTGAGATTTCCCGCTTCTCTGACATCACTTCCCGTTCACCCCCGGGCTTTGCTGTTCTGATACCCCTTCCTGTTGGAGCCTACATCACTTCCCGCCTTTCTGGCttcttctcctgtctctgcaTCTGTCCCCTCTTGACAAGTGAACTTTACTACCTGGTCATATCACCCTTATCATTTTCTCaagctcctgttttctttttcttttttttttttaaatgtttttatttttttttatttttaacatttatttatttttgagacagagggagacagagcatgaaggggggaggggcagagagagaaggagacaccgaatcggaagcaggctccaggctctgagccatcagcccagagcccgacacggggctcaaa is drawn from Felis catus isolate Fca126 chromosome E2, F.catus_Fca126_mat1.0, whole genome shotgun sequence and contains these coding sequences:
- the RASIP1 gene encoding ras-interacting protein 1 codes for the protein MLSGERKEGGSPRFGKLHLPVGLWINSPRKQLAKLGRRWPSAASVKSSSSDTGSRSSEPLPPPPPHVELRRVGAVKAAGGASGSRAKRISQLFRGSGTGATGSGGAGGAGTPGGAQRWASEKKLPELAAGVAPEPPLAARATAPPGVLKIFGAGLASGANYKSVLATARSTARELVAEALERYGLAGSPGGSPGESSCVDAFALCDALGRPAAGGVGSCEWRAEHLRVLGDSERPLLVQELWRARPGWARRFELRGREEARRLEQEAFGAADSDGTGAPSWRPQKNRSRAASGGAALASPGPGSGSGPPAGSGGKERSENLSLRRSVSELSLQGRRRRQQERRQQALSMAPGAADTQIGPADPGDFDQLTQCLIQAPSNRPYFLLLQGYQDAQDFVVYVMTREQHVFGRGGNSSARGGSPAPYVDTFLNAPDILPRHCTVRAGPEPPAMVRPARGAPVTHNGCLLLREAELHPGDLLGLGEHFLFMYKDPRAGGSGPARPPWLPTRPGASPPGPGWAFSCRLCGRGLQERGEALAAYLDGREPVLRFRPREEEALLGEIVRAAAAGAGDLPPLGPATLLALCVQHSARELELGHLPRLLGRLARLIKEAVWEKIKEIGDRQPENHPEGVPEVPLTPEAVSVELRPLMLWMANTTELLSFVQEKVLEMEKEADQEDPQLCNDLELCDEAMALLDEVIMCTFQQSVYYLTKTLYSTLPALLDSNPFTAGAELPGPGAELAAMPPGLRPTLGVFQAALELTSQCELHPDLVSQTFGYLFFFSNASLLNSLMERGQGRPFYQWSRAVQIRTNLDLVLDWLQGAGLGDIATEFFRKLSIAVNLLCVPRTSLLKASWSSLRTDHPTLTPAQLHHLLSHYQLGPGRGPPPAWDPPPAERDAVDTGDIFESFSSHPPLILPLGSSRLRLTGPVTDDALHRELRRLRRLLWDLEQQELPANHRHGPPVATPP